The stretch of DNA AGTAACGGCAACAGATACCACCAGCTACAATCGAGGAGAAAAAGCAAAAGTCCAACGAATCTGGCAAAGCGAGTTGAGGAAaggatggcgaggaagaaATCAGGCTGTGTGAGAAACCCATGTTCTTTTATATCCGATTCTCTGCAGACGTGGAGCGTCTGGATGCTGTGGCCTGTTCTGGTTGTGAGGAAACTGTCTCCACTTACCCCATGGATCATCGACAGTACATCGATGCTAATGATACAATCATGGCTAGAACCCCTTCACAAAGGTCGTGGGTCAAGTTTTGGTATGCATTCAGGCGTTGCAACTGTTACGCAAAGCATCCCACCTCCAGTCGTTATCCTGCCACGGCATGAGTACTGGAGAGAAATACGCTATCAGTCGCATTACAAGCATGGGGGTAGAGCAGCGATGTCGCCCACATTCAGTCAGGTTAATCAAGCTCTCCTCAAATCTGAAGTTTGACAGAAGTCGTCGAATTGTACATTGGACATTTTTGTTGAAAGGGCAGTGCGAAGCCGTGTCCGCCAGTTCACTTGATGTCCGGGTCGCGAACGACGTCGCTGACAGCTTTCATTGTCTGCTATGTATCACTTTTGCTGGTCTGACACTGCCCGTGGACGTTGACATTGCATGCACTAGTTTGTGCAGCGTACGTACACTTCTGCGCAACATCTGACAGGTTCAGACTGGCACTACCCCGACACATGCCGCGGTTGCCGTATGTCGTACAGCACAGAAGATCGTGAACCCTAGAGCCCGGTTAAAGCTCGAGCAGTGGCCATATTGGGCCGTGCAGCTGCTGGTCGGCAACTTGCTTGGCTGCTGTCTGCAACCTGCCACCGGACCGTGGCCGCCGGTACTCCTTCCCTTTCGTCTGCAGTTGACATCCGATGCCAGCTTGTACCAGCGCACTCGATTCGGCGATTTGAATGCCGAATCCTGGTGAGGTGTTACGACCACGCCAAAACAACTTGCATTGGTACCAGACCTGTTAAAGGTGTATACTAACCTGGTCATCGTGGCCTACTGCACCAACCTTGCACTGCGCTCGGCGGCGCGTGCACGATTGCACTCTGCACCTGAGCATTAGTGCGAAGCCTGCCTTCATGAATGCATGAATGTCACCTAGTCGAAAGACATGCCGTGCAACTAATGCCGGTACGACAGATGGTGTATCCAGTTTGGTTGGATGGTTCAATCATCATTTGCCGACCTTCCTGCGCGCACGGATCGCTCGTTTCCTTCCAATGATCTGGTTGCGCTTCGCAATTTTCTCGTCAacggtcttcttctgcttgtctGTGGTGGATTTCGAAGGTTCCACAGCATCGGATGTGTCGTCGGAAGTCCTCTTGCGCTTCCGCTGACCAGGTTTGTCACCTCGCGATCTGGGTTTCGAAGCACTGTTGACTGCCGAATCCTGGTCTTCCGGTTTGCCGTTGCCCGGTTGAGTGCGCGCTCTAGCCTTTTGCTCCTTCTCGTTCCTGCGCATCACAACTTGGGCGTTCTCGATGGCGAACTCCACGATCAGTCTTTTCTTGCGATCTTGAACTTCCTCCCGGCTCAGCTTTCCTTTGCCCTGGTTGACCTGGTAATCCACAGCATGTCCGTTGAGCCAACGAAGACCCATCAGGGCATTTCGGTGTGTGTAGTACTCAATGAAACCATAACCTCGACTACGCCCTGCTCCACTCTCCTCATTGATCTTGCTCCCACCAGCGCTTTCGAACACGACTTTGGCTTGTTTCACGATACCCTTGCCGGCCTTTTTTCGAGCAGCCTCTGCAGCTTGCATTTCTTCACCCCCACGCAGCAACTCCTCTTTGGACAGTCGATCCCTACGACCCTCCTTGACGTCTGTAGCAAACCCGACGACAGCTTGTCGTGCAAGGTCTTTCAGATCCTTGCTAGTGACACTGCGAGGAATGTTGCGTACAGAAAGCCGAGTCAAACTAAGATGTAGAGAAGGATTGTTCTCGATGAGCTGCTTTCGTTGTTTGGCACTGGCTTCACGCATTGCCTGCTCCGATGGCGGCAGTTGTTGCCATAGCTTGGAGTTGGTTGCGATGGTGCCCTCCCCCAATAGATACAGACGGCGCTTATCACGATCGCGTTTGTTTCGATGATTGGTGCCTTCTTCCGTCAATCGAGCTGCATCGGACTTGCCAACAGCCCGGGTGACCTGCAGTACGCGACCTTCCAGAGTATACTGTCCAGTGGGATCGGCCATCTCGTTCTGCAACACCGACTGCGCATTCTGCACGTTTTTGCCACCTTTTTTGGTTTCTTCGCTCACGGCAGTTGGTTTGAAGGGTGCCGACCGGAGGCATGCGTCTGCATCGGCCTTTTCGTAGAAACATACAAAACCAGTTCCTTTGGAGCGCCCAGTCTCGTGGTCCATTACGACTCGAGCGTAACGCGTGCTGCCGAATTGCTGGAAATGGTCCTCCAAATCCTCATCGCTGCATGTGAAAGGCAGATTGCGAATGAACAGAGTACTCGACCTGTCTTCAGCACGATCCTGCCTGTCATCGTCCTGGTTCAGCTCGTCTGCATCGGCGTCCGTACATTCGTCCTCGCTCGTCCCGTCTTCACTTTCAtgatcgtcgtcctcgtcctcactgCCGGTATGCTCCACGTCGTCTGCATCGTCCTGCATTAGATCTTCGTCGACCGCTTCCGCATCTTGATCATCTGCATTGTCCTCGACTACACCTTCGGTGTCCGTCTGCTCTGTAAAAACCTCTTTCTCGACGGCCCAGTCCACGGCCACTGTCCTCCCATTCACCTCTTTCCCATTAACACCTTCAATCGCCTTTTCGGCGTTCTTCCGCCCACGCATGATAACGAAGCCATAGCCAGCCATGAGACCCGGACCCTTCTGAGGCACATATGCCTTCTTGACCTTGCCGTAGCTTTGAAACAACTTTTCGAGCTGCTTCGGGCCTTTGATCGACCACGGTAGATTGCGTACGATCAACTTGGACGGCTGGTGCTGCCTCTCCAGTTCTGCTTGTTGGCGACCCACGGAAGCCGCGTTctcgccatctctgccatCCCGACGTCGGGGCTCTGCAATCTCGATACGCAGCTTCTTTCCGTGAAAATCGTGGCCATTGAATTGTGCGCGGGCTTGTGCCGCATCGTCAGCATCGGCAAAGGTCACGAAGCCATAGCCCTTGCATTGCTTGGTCTCGGGATCGATGACGGCGGTGGCGTGCTTGACCGGGAAGGCATCGGAGAACAGTTCAGTCAACTGCTCGGTGGTGATGTCGGCGGGTAGGGAGCGCACGAAGAGTGAGCATCGTTTGGCCGCGGCCTGCTTTTGGTCTTCATTCGTCTGTGCACGAGGCGTGGCCACCGTGGACGCATTGTCAGTCTCCACTGCTGCGGCACTGCCATCGGAGAGCCGCTGGCGCTTTGCGGCGGGCGCCATGCTGCGAATTGTGGAATGGCAGGATGTTTTGCGAGAAGAGGAATTAGAGAATTTCGTATGCTACGCTAGAATTCTACAGCTGCGgagcgagaagaacaagCTTCCCGCGCTAACGCTAACGCAACCCTGCATCGGACGGACCCGCCAGCGCATCTGATGCATCAATTATTGACGTCCACTTGCCTACTCATCCATCAAATTGACCATCCCCAagtctcatcgtcttcactgCTCGCCATGTTGCACTGCATTGGACGGTGCCACAGGAGCATCGACCTACGATCAGCCACGTTTCACGTCAGCCAGGTTTCCTTCAAACGAGATTCTCAACTTCGCTGTACGCACCATAAGCTGGATCAAAGACCGCACAATCTCAGCCGCAGCAAGAGTTGTGGTCTCGCCAGGGTTATCATAGATCTACGAGAAACACTTCAGCAATCTGCAATCAACTTCGAACTCGCGAAACTCACAGGTGCGACTTCTACAACATCAGCCCCAATGACATTAAGGCCTTGAAGCGAGTCTAGTATAGTGAGCAGTTCTCGTGTCGTCCAACCTCCTGGCTCCGCGGTACCAGTGGCAGGCGCAAATGCTGGGTCCAGAGAGTCGATATCTACCGTGATGTAGACCTTCGTGTCCTGGACTCGATCTTTGATTTTTTGCACGAAGGCCGGCATTCCAAACTTGTCAAGCTGTAACACACGTAAGAGGAATTAGCACGCCTCATCGCAACTATATTCCGTCCTTAGGCGGGGCAACGATCGTAGTTGAGCGTAGGCACAATGTTGGAAAGAGACTTACATCTCGTGCGGTCAAGATATGGAACCCGCACGCTTTGTCATTTTTGAGATCATATTTCTTGTTCAATACTATGATTAATTAGTACATCGGTTCAATCTGTGCCATGTCTGTGCGGTCCCTCACCTGGCGCTCGAATTCCAGCGTGGATGGACGAATTGAGGACAAGACCCTCTTCGTGTGCGCTGCGTTGACTCAGTGAATGAACGAGAATCTCCGCCTCGCCAGGCATGCTTACATGTGTACTGGGTGCGGAAAAGCCATAAGTCAGTGCCGCTTCAGTGGTCTTTCGGGTTCAGTATCACCTACAGAATGTTCCGTGGTTGACACCTGAGTAGTGAGAGAGTCCGCCTCCCAAAAGCTCGGGATCCCTATCCATTGGCCCATTGATCAGCGTTTGCGATCCTCAGCGTTGTTGCCATCTGGACTTACCATGTATCAAGACTATACTCTCGCGTTCAGCGGTCAGTCATCCTCTCAGTGCGCAGAAACATAGGACATCCTCACTGCGAATCGAAGTGTATTACGGACACAGCCCCCCAGTGTTGGAACGTAGATCTTAGAGCTGGCAAGGTTGTTGTATGATCCCCACCCAGCGTGATGATTCGTGGCACAGTGTATTCTGTTGAATTGGCTCTTCGAGAGGAAGTCACCTGTCGTTGATTAGTGTTTGAAGAAAGGTGCTCTGGATGTCGTGGCCTCACCTGATGCGCCTTTCCAAGCTGTCGGAGCGCGACAGTATTGTCGAGAACAGTCAAGGGGGCATCACCACAGTCTACAATCTTGAAACCCTGGTCAAACGGATTTTGGCCTGTGTATACCGAGTATCCGAAAGCTGGCGAGATGCGTCTTGATCCCTCTCGGATACCTAGAGGGCCAAACCGAGCTCCCGGACGGGCAGTGACGCCAGTGTCGAAGGGCGCGCCCAGTATTGCGATGTCGTAAGGTTCCACTTCTTTATTAGACGAGAGACAGTGGACATACGGCTGGGCATTGACAGACGATTATCAGTGATAAAGCAAACAACAATAAAACGCAATCGTGCACTCATACCAGATTCGCAAAAGTAGTCAAGCCAGCAAACTTCGCGAGAGAAATGTCCTCGCTAAGTCCTGGCGCTTCCGTCTCGACTCCCAGAGGATGTTGCACTGGTGGAAATGTAATTTCACGAGCCAGAGAGAGCCCGATAAGGCCAACCATGATGTGCAATACCATCATTGGACACGTTGTGAAACAGTGCAATGTGAAAAGGGCAGAAGCTACATGTATTGACCTTTGTTGGGTGCCAAGTTGATAAGGTGATGTGCCTGTTCTGTCCTGCCGAGCTCGAGCGTCGTTCGCAACTGCCTTCCGTTTTGGTACAGCTGGGGCCGAAAAACGTAATGTCCCCTTCCATTTGAGCCGgatacgatcgtatcgtcTCAGTGTCGACACAATGCTGTCCAGATCCTTGATTAATGCTATTTCAATTGTCACCCGCCACGTGCAGCTATCCTGGACGTATCTGACACGGGTGCCATGCCCGTCAGTGTTGCGAAGCTGTAATCGTAGTACACCTCATGTTTCACTTCTTGGTAGCATTTAACAACTCTTCAGCCTCCTTGTTCCTCACTCCGGAGTCACTTTCAGACGGCTTGCGCTGGGTCGTCTCGTCTGTTCCAGCACTGACACTGTTGCGAGCAGCTTGCTTGAGCCTCTCTGTATCTTCCTTCCGAATGTCTTCCGTCTTGTCCttgtcttcatcatcgtcgccaagGGAGAACGGATCATTGTCGTCCTCGGGGTTCGGAGCGACGCTCGTTAAAGGCTGCCACTTCTTACTCTTATCTGCCTCTGTTGCATCTTTGCCCATGGCCTTCCTATCGGCCGCGTCGACCTCATCGACTGGCCCTGTTTGAGGAGGCTTCGGCTGCGACTTGAAAAGATCCGGATTCGCTGCTTTCCTGCTGCTCGTTCGAGGGGGCTGGGGAGGTGCTGTCTTGCAGTCAATATTTGCACCCAGATATGCTCTGCTGCACTACTTACGAGCTTCATCATCGCGCATCTCGAGGCGTTCGAACTCTCCTGCGTCAAACTCCCGCGGGTCTGCATCATAGCGCTGCGCATCTGTACTTCTGCGTTGTTGCTCCGCAGACTTTCTGATACCACGCAATTGCTCGCTTTGACTCGGGCCAAAATCTTGCCTGCCACCGAGACCAGTATTCTGCCTCGTGTTTGTCCGCGATGAAGAGTACAAATCCTCAgggtcatcttcttcgccatcaatcttcttcttgaaggtTGTGATCCAGCTGTTGACTCGTTTCTGGGTTTCCAGGAAGCCCTGCTGAATGTTACGTCCTATCTCCGGCAATTCGTCGTCAAAAAAGCTGCGCTCGcgatcgtcatcgtcgtcttggTATGGCCGTTGCTGGTTCGGACCTCGGCGCCCAGGCTCACGCTGATTGTAGCGAGTCTGCGAGCGGTTTCCTCCACTGTTATATTCCTCCGCCAATTGTCGCGCATATAGCTCATCGGCCTCGAGTTGACTCATTTCTGGTCGCTGACGAACCGCAGATCGGGGTGGCTGCGGAGGTGGAGCGGCTGAGTCTTCCTCAGGTTGGAAATTCTCATCCGACATGCTAAGGAGGGCGTTGAAAGCAGGCTCGATCTTGCCGCCACTCGCTGTCAAGACGGCCTTGACAACCTTGGCGTCGATGGTAGGAAATGCCTCGATCAGCGTATTCTCGGCCTGTTGGGTGGTACTGAGCGGCCGCGGTGGTTTCGTGGGTGGGATCTCTTCATGCCCATCCTGGAATGAGACACGGGGACGAGGCGAGAGAGCTTTGGCAGGACCTTTAGTGGGAGTCTCATGTCCCTGTGGAGACACGGTGCCCGTCTCTTGTTCGTCGTCGAAGCTCATCTCCTCGCGTGTTGTGGCCGACTCCTCGGGCCTGATTGGAGACACCGGAGGGCTGTTCTTGCTAGCCATTGTGGTCGCTGGCTGCGACCTGCTCGGTTCGCCTGGTACTGGTATTCTGACAGGttgcgaagctgaaggaTATGGGTTTTGGGCATTCCTTCAGAGCGTGCACGTGTGTGTTGGCGATACTGGACCAAAAACGTGCTGCCTTGACAAGTGTGCAAGTGACGTATGCGCTAGTATCCGGCTCGATCCGTGCCGCCAGAACTCTCCGTGTTCCGACCTCTCCATGGCGTTCTTGCAGAAGACTATCAAACTCACAACAGATAGCATGCCACAAGACATGCGATGAGCCTGAAGCAGCGACCTGAACGTCGGCATTCAGAGACAACATCATGGCCGACACTGACGCATTCATTCCCGGTCTCCATAAGCCGTCTTCATTGCTTCCGATCGCTCGTCATCGCGATGCTTTGCTCTACACAATCGAGCAACACCCAGTCACAATCTTGATCGGCCAGACCGGAAGTGGCAAGACTACGCAACTACCACAATATCTCGACCAAGCAGGCTGGTGCTCGGACGGCAAATGCATGGCCATTACTCAAGCATGTACGATCCGAAGCAATTCACTTTTGATAATTGTTGACGGCGGCTTACAGGTTTGTCATAGCCCCGCCGGGTCGCGGCGACTACAGTGGCCAAGCGGGTTGCCGATGAGATGCGCTGTCCTCTAGGCCAAGACGTTGGCTATAGCATCAGATTCGAGGATGTCACGTCTGACGCCACAAGGATCAAGTTTTTGACCGACGGGTTGCTTCTCAGAGAGGCCCTTGTGGATCCCTTACTGTCACGATATCGTGTCATCATGGTAGACGAAGCACACGAACGCAGCCTGAGTTCTGATGTTCTGCTTGGTCTCCTCAAAAAGATCCAGAAGCGAAGATCAGACCTCAAGATTATCATCAGCTCTGCAACGTTGCATGCCGAGCGATTTCTGGAGTTCTTTGGGCTTGCGGATGCGCAAAAGGGCGAAGAGATCGACAAACCTCACGCGTCTATTGTCAGTGTCGAAGGAAGAGCCTATCCAGTCGACATCCACTACTTGACGAGCCCTTGCGAGCAATATCTCGAGCGTGCGGTATCAGTCGTGTTCGACATTCACCGAAGCGAGCCAGATGGCGACATATTGGTTTTCCTGACGGGACGCGAAGAGATTGAAAAGGCGATGGAGGCAGTGGCTGATCGCCTACCACAGCTTGACGCAGACGCGCCCACCCTGCTTGCGCTCCCCCTTTACGCGGGCCTGAGCACTGAACAGCAAATGTATGTCTTTGAACCAAGTTCGGAGAACACACGCAAAGTCATCTTCGCAACAAACATTGCAGAAGCCAGTGTGACGATAGATGGCATCGTGTACGTGATCGACTGCGGATTCGTCAAGCTGAGGGCATACAATCCGCATACAGGCATAGAGGCCCTTACGACGACTCCAATCTCGAGATCTTCGGTAAGTCCAACAGTTTTATCCCCTGTCTACCGACACATGTGAACAGTCAGACTTCGAAATTTCATGTTCTAATCGGTACATAAGGCTACGCAGCGGGCAGGCCGGGCAGGGCGCACCAAAGGAGGCAAATGCTATCGCCTGTACACCGAGGAAGCATTCGACTCCATGGACGAAGCCACTATACCTGAAATTCAACGCTCTAATCTTGCCCCACTGGTCCTGCAGCTGAAAGCACTGGGCATTGACAATATCGCacgtttcgacttcatcaCTCCCCCACCCGCGGAACTGATCATCCGGGCTCTGGAGCTACTCTTCTCACTAGGCGCTCTGGACGACTACGCGAAGCTGACAAAACCACTGGGGACAAGAATGGCAGAACTCGCCGTGGAGCCAATGCTCGCCAAATGTCTGCTAGGCGCTCCGGCATTCGATTGTCTCTCGGAAATGCTTACTATTGCCGCCATGCTCAGCTTACAAGGCAGCTTATGGATATCGCACGATAGTAAGAAAGCCGAAGAGACTGCACGCAGGAGATTCGCCGTTGAACAAGGCGATCATCTGACGCTATTGAATGTCTACCAAGCCTTCGTCACCAAGGGGAAGAAAGAGTCTCGATGGTGTCAACAGCACTATCTCAATTTCAAGGCTTTGACTCGAGCAGTCAGCATCCGCAATCAGCTGCGCCGTTACTTGGAACGATTCGGCATTGATGTTACTGAATCGTTGAGCGGAGATGGAGTGATCAGAGTTGGTGGCCGATCGAAAGAAGAATCCATCAGACGATGCTTGGCCAGTGGGTTCTTTGCGCATGCTGCGCGCATGATGCCCGATGGGACTTTCAAGACTGTGGACGGTGCGACGACACTGCATGCTCATCCGTCAAGTCTGATGTTCAATCGCAAAGCCGATTGGGTCATTTTCAATGAAGTGCTGGAGAGCGGCGAGAAGACCTTCATTCGCGAGGTCACAAAAATCGAGAAGGCGTGGCTGTTGGTATATGGACCGGAGTATTACAGAGTCAAGCAGGCGGCATGAGAGAAAAGCAACCAGGCTGCAGCTGTGCTGAGCCCGTGGGTAtcatactaatatactactgCAAATGCTAAAAATCCCATTGTCCTGTGATGGGTAAGGCGCGCTTTCCATGGCATCTGTTCGAAGCGACAGCGCCAACAGATGAGAACCGTTCAAGTCATCTCAAACGAGATCAGCCTCTCCTCTCTTCTTGTAGACTCTCGCGCTCATAGGCCGTTCGTGCgatctcttctagaatatcGCCCATAATCACCGGACTAGCCATCAAGCCATGTCCTTCGCCCTCCAGAATGCGCACCTCGCAACCACCTCTCGCAGTGGAGACCCAGCTGTCTCTACTGTCTCTCCCGGAGCCTCTTTCAATGGTGGCCCCCAATGCCCTTCGGTTCATCTGCTCTGCCAGCCACTTCACGTTTGCGACTGGGACACGCTTGTCCTCAGAACCATGAGTGATGACTACTTCGCGAGCGACATCCGTATAACGGAACCCAACATCGCGATTGCGCTCTAGACAGACCACAAGATCTGTGGCAGGGTTGCTATCCCGCGTTGCCATGTCCCAAGTGGCCTGCGTCAAGCGGCTGGTATATTCGACCTGGCGTTCCTTCTCCGCGTGCTCGGCAGCATGGAGACCAATAGAGGCATATGCGAAGCTCGGATCCATTGGTGTTGCAGTCGCAGTAAGCACGAGCGAGCCTCTTCgacgcttctcctcgtcttcttgcTCCTCTTGCACTGGGATTGGGAAGTTGTCCAGCGGGTTAGTCGATGGCATATATTGGTCCATCAACATCATAGATTCACGTCGGTTGTATTCTGGGCGCTCACGGCCTGACGCCTTGTCTTGCAAGGTCTCATCCCCGTTGACTTGTCTCTTGGGCGAAGGCTTGGTAGGAGTTGACCTGTTCGCTCGCTTGGAGACAGGTTTGAGAGACGCTGATGTGGCTGTCATGAACGAAGCATTCGCTGCCTTGAGAAATGGCGTCGGGAGAACGCGAAGGAAGCGCTGACTTCTTGGCAAGGGGTTCGCTGGAGGCGCAGACGAAGTTGGGTGTGAAATCGCCTCAAGCTGGCTCGGCGGAACCCAAGGGGCGAGCAAATGGACCTTACCCCGTATGAGATGGGGAAGGATGAGAGCCGTGGCCAGCGCATATATTGCTCCTGCCGAGTGCGCAAGGATACTGAATTTGATGATTCCCAGGTGTTGACAGATCGTCAGTACATCTTCGGGCCAATTCAGTGGTCCACTCTTGTCTGAAGGAGGGTAAGGATCACTGCCTCCCACTCCGGGTCGATCGATCGTGATCAACCGAAGTCGCAAGGTCGTTGCCAGTTCGTCATAGAATGCAGTCACGTATCGAGTGAGGCCCATGCCCACGCAAATGAAAACAGCCGCTCCTTTCGGATCGCCGACCTCTGAGTATGAAATGACACGTCCGCTGGGCAGGTTCTTCACTCTGCGATTCAGCCGCGGCGCTTGCAGGTACTCTGAGACTGCTTCGTCAATGCTATCTCGTCGCGAGGCTCCCGCATCTTTGTCTCCAGATAATGCCAAGCGGGCATCACTCATCGATTTCCTTCGATTTCTCCTTTTGTCGAAACTCAGTGGGAGATCGGGATGGTTTCCTGTTAGCTTCTCTTCTGCAGTACGCTTGGCCTTCTTTTTCGTCGAACGCGACGCGCTCGAAAGTGAGCCTGGCTTCGTTGGAGTGTCCGAGTCTCCACTTCTAACGGCGGGCGCAGGCGCCGACGATTCTCGGCTTCTGTGCTCGGTTGAGCGACTGTGGTCGCGTATGTCGTTCTGGAACAGATTTACTGCTTGTGCGTAAGAGTAATCGAGAGAAAGTCGTTGCGAAGGGGGTCGGTCTACCGATTTCGCGGTCTGTGGTCTGCGTTGCGACGAGGGCCGCTGGATATCCAGAGAGTATGCTGGTCTTTGATCGATATTAAATCCTGCCGGTCTGACCAGGCCCGCTGGATCAATGTCATCCACACGTTGCCGCGTTCTACTTGAGTCGCGAAGACCCAGGGTTTTGTGCGCCTTCGCTTGATCGACATTATGGCGATGGACCGGTCGTTGGAGCTTGCGTGCCTTTCTAGCACTGTCATCTGGTGAGGACGGTCGCCTTTCGCTTGCAGAGCGTTGTGGGACGGGATCTCGGGAAGGAGCGAGTAGCGCGCTGGGTTCTGTGCCTTCCGCAGAAACAAGTTCTTCT from Cercospora beticola chromosome 1, complete sequence encodes:
- a CDS encoding uncharacterized protein (BUSCO:EOG09260XQV), whose product is MAPAAKRQRLSDGSAAAVETDNASTVATPRAQTNEDQKQAAAKRCSLFVRSLPADITTEQLTELFSDAFPVKHATAVIDPETKQCKGYGFVTFADADDAAQARAQFNGHDFHGKKLRIEIAEPRRRDGRDGENAASVGRQQAELERQHQPSKLIVRNLPWSIKGPKQLEKLFQSYGKVKKAYVPQKGPGLMAGYGFVIMRGRKNAEKAIEGVNGKEVNGRTVAVDWAVEKEVFTEQTDTEGVVEDNADDQDAEAVDEDLMQDDADDVEHTGSEDEDDDHESEDGTSEDECTDADADELNQDDDRQDRAEDRSSTLFIRNLPFTCSDEDLEDHFQQFGSTRYARVVMDHETGRSKGTGFVCFYEKADADACLRSAPFKPTAVSEETKKGGKNVQNAQSVLQNEMADPTGQYTLEGRVLQVTRAVGKSDAARLTEEGTNHRNKRDRDKRRLYLLGEGTIATNSKLWQQLPPSEQAMREASAKQRKQLIENNPSLHLSLTRLSVRNIPRSVTSKDLKDLARQAVVGFATDVKEGRRDRLSKEELLRGGEEMQAAEAARKKAGKGIVKQAKVVFESAGGSKINEESGAGRSRGYGFIEYYTHRNALMGLRWLNGHAVDYQVNQGKGKLSREEVQDRKKRLIVEFAIENAQVVMRRNEKEQKARARTQPGNGKPEDQDSAVNSASKPRSRGDKPGQRKRKRTSDDTSDAVEPSKSTTDKQKKTVDEKIAKRNQIIGRKRAIRARRKVGK